The genome window ATCGTATTCTCACGTATGTGCATGTGTAAAGGCATATTTCTGTTACAGATCGTGTTAACTATTATACAAGCATGGCTATTATTGTGATTGCCTCCGCCAAAGAAAGAGGTTacgttttggtgtttttttttgtgttttgttttgtttttcctggcattgtttgttcgttcgtttgtttgtttgtttgtttgtttgtttgtttgtttgtttgtttgttagggCCTATTTGGTTAGTTGGTTTTCAGTGTGCACAATAACTCTAAAAGTTGTAGACGGACTTGTATGAAACTTAGAGGAAAGATTGATTGATAATGAAACAAGGaacatgttatttcatattggtagtgatccgggaattttatgaatttttgaaggatttttaatgttttggcAGGAGTGGTCAACAAACTTGAGAGTTCAAGCTGCTAGCATTTAATATACGCGCACTAGTCGTAAAGTGTGTGCTCTGCTCGGTCAAGGCGCCGCGAAGCTGGACGGTGATGACGTAAACGAAGGATTTCTGTATTGGaaaattgggcgattttcagcatgcccGTATGAGTGGCAATAACtaatctctatggaagaacaataTCAGTGCTAGCCTTTGGATAAGGCCTCCGCTGCCTTGAATGTTGACTAAGCGTACCCATCTGAGATGGCGTTTGCAACAGTGATTACGGCGCCCCGCGAGCTGCGTCAGCAGCTTGGTCATTAcggagttttcgcaagcacgacgcaGCCGGTATttgagcgtgccgtgtgcaaaatttgcttctgcgcatgatcaaatccgagaaacgtcccgtccGCTAAATTATCTTTCCCACATTAAGTTCCGGACCCCGTGACAGAATGTATGAACATCTGCTCGCAGCGATATCTCGTGTGGCAAATAGTGTACGTTCAGACTCATACACTCGAGGACCCAGGTTCGAGACccacattttgcttcaaatcccactttttgctttttttttgggggggggggtactacaTTTCTTAATTAAATGATTGaacttttaacattttcaacacACCCAAAGTATTGCATGTAATACAAAGAGTGTATCTCACATTATATTGCCGTTTATTCCGTCAATAAATTGAAGTTTTGAGACTTGGGGTTCGGAACTTATGcgggaaaaataatttcgcgtCCCGTCCTCGGGGAAAACGAGTACGGTATtcggccaaaatagcgttcggtcccgatgCAGCTGGGCAGgagtgagccagccagccagccagccagccagccagccagccaatcagcggtCTTGTCCCCGCGCCTCCGTCCTAtcaggaaagcgaaactgcttagATATGGGGACGGCAGTCCGAGTACGGGGACTGTCGCAGGtgattgcttccgcgtattctcggtcttcccgtcgtgtagcgaaaactccctattgcTAACTTGCGGAGCTCATATGTCACAGTTTATATAATATTTGCATGTGCATGAGGGTCTTAGATATTCAACAGCTAGTCATAATCGTGGCCAATCGTAATTGTTGTATTAACCATGGTGTTTTTGCATGGACTCGTTTATCAAATTACAATGTATCGGGAATCGGTATTCAAACGTGCACTCAATAATAGGGCCTAAATAATTCTTGTTaaattttcaataaaacatgaattttttCGAATAAAATAAAAGATCATTTAATGACTACAGTATTCTTTATTTAGCTACTTCAGGTCTATCCTAAAATTTTGCTCCCTCAATAACTATCTCGACCTACCCATAGTGGTTTCGACCGAGTACATCTGTGAGAAAATATATAAGTACAGCTGTACTATAAACGCTTTTATGTGCATTCCACATGCCTTAAAGTGATGGAATattttcggttgagatggggcttcaggtttccaacatttcttgatgatgatttttttttgagataatgagaaaactcttttgaaatatgaaagagtatcaTATAataccaagaggaattcaaagtttattctaTGAATAGTTGTTTTGAAAAGGCCGAGACTTCCAAAACAGGGCAATCCTAATAGAAGGTGGGGCCTATCTTTTATTCGGATCATTTTGTCTTGATTTGTtttgcatatctcagccatttcaaaagagATTGTcataaaataaagtttgaattcctaTTAGAATCGTACGTTTTTgatcatttcatgaagtggtttctaagtatcttgcgaAAAGTGACAAAGGTGAaacctcacctcaaccaaaaaTGTACCACCCCTTAAAATGGAGCTTTGAATTTAATTAAAGGACTGAGCTAGCTGCTGGTGAACTATATGAAATTCTCTTGTGTTCCTGTTCGACATTTGATGATTTTAATCGATTAGCATTATGTGCAGCAGACACAAAGAGTGTATTTTTGGCTCGAGGACAAAAGAAGTATACAGGGAAACACCCACCAAGAAAAACTTGTGCTGTTTGGGAAAAGTCCAGTGTAGAAAGTATTGCCTTTGTGACAGCAGTTTTGCTAATTGTATTTGCACGTGAAAGTGAATCTACAGGAAACTGTCCCTGTATCTAGTTGTCAGAAGTTAGATTGCACTTTTCTACCTTTCACCccaaacacatgcatacacacatccacacaatctatgcaaataaataatacacatacattcatacccatatacatatattgtacaaTACACATCCAGCTTGACACCATTTTGCCATATAGCACTTCTTTGTTTGCCCATAGGGcaagtaaaatttcatgtctaGCAAGCATAAAAGTAGATTGTTAGTGAAGTCTGCTTGTCCAAATGGGCATTTAATCTGAAGCCTCAGTCAACTGGGGAAAAATGCATTCTCGTAATTGTGGTCCTGCGATATAGCCATTGTGACCAGTTTATCTACATTTCAAATATTCTTCGCTCCATCACCATCTACCCTCTTGTCGCCCACATCTGTTCGACACCCTTCATTCATCGCTCTACCTAACACCCCAAAACTCACTGTTGTACACTAGATGCTCGCCGCTCTAATCTTAACCCCTTTTCTGCTCTCAACTAGCTCACCCTCCTTCCCCGTGTCATATAGCTTTTATTTGCTACCCATAACAAAGACAGCGAAgagaccagggccccatttcataaaagatgttaggatagcaactcttgctggaatgacaactttccatagtaacagccaatcaggaagctggatgcttgttgttactatgacaattgccattccaggaAGAGTTGATATCGTATccactttttatgaaatggggcccagattaCCAAACTGCACACTATGTAGTCATTGTAGCTACTGCAGTTAACTTCTATTTTTTGGTAAGAACAACAAAACTGTAGGTGGAGTGATTGGTTCGAAAGTGTGTCGATCTTGCATGAATAgaaaacattgaatcaaaaacGCGTTCATAAGCATCTCAAAGGATATTTCCGCTGTCCTGTAAAACgtttctttatttccttcatACTTTCAGTTTGTGTTGACACATTTCTTCATAGTACGGCAACGACGCATCTACACActggatgacgtcatcagtgAGCTGATCACGTGGTAGAGGGCCTTCCTCGCCGGGAGCAGAAAAGTGGGTGCTCTTCAGCGCGGTAGCATAGTAGGCATGATGCGTTTCCTCCGCAGACGGCGTCGGGAGGTTCCACGGCGTGGCACccggttgccatgacaacaacGAATCGTCGTAAGGAAACCCGACCCGGTCGCACAGCGCCTTTAAGACTACATCCGGGTGGGATGCTAAATCGTAGGAGTCTATCACGAGAGGGTCGGGGTCGATGTTCTCGCGCACGTACTGCCACAGGTCGTACTGTTTCTTGAAGAGTGCCAAGTGGCCGTGCACGGTAGTGTCGTCCTTCAAGATGCTGACGTTCTCGTGGTAGGTACCGTTCTCGCGTAGGATGCGAGACATGGCGTTACGCACGGACGTGAACACGCGGGAAGGTTCCCGGATGAGGAAGGCGTGG of Diadema setosum chromosome 15, eeDiaSeto1, whole genome shotgun sequence contains these proteins:
- the LOC140238654 gene encoding uncharacterized protein — encoded protein: MSNAASAHGTAAMSADEPSLGRPRSGRAIVWCVPRSRSSILAKCMTGLPGNSVWLAHFSASEWLSSVYAEHTGKVLPDCYAGNEAVYVEAAAVMTKLKNYKPELELMGYADIQRQIEADASQYVFMKDQAYAMATENHRRFLPVGFHHAFLIREPSRVFTSVRNAMSRILRENGTYHENVSILKDDTTVHGHLALFKKQYDLWQYVRENIDPDPLVIDSYDLASHPDVVLKALCDRVGFPYDDSLLSWQPGATPWNLPTPSAEETHHAYYATALKSTHFSAPGEEGPLPRDQLTDDVIQCVDASLPYYEEMCQHKLKV